From Zingiber officinale cultivar Zhangliang chromosome 5B, Zo_v1.1, whole genome shotgun sequence, the proteins below share one genomic window:
- the LOC121985381 gene encoding ferritin-4, chloroplastic-like isoform X1, which produces MLLEASAALAPFASFKATAAPPGGNLLLRRPVFPAPLFGSLIGTRRRSSSLAATESGQALTGLLFQPFEEIKEELSLLPTHLDLSLARQKYADECESALNQQINVEYNNSYVYHALFAYFDRDNVALKGLAKFFKESSEEEREHAEKLMEYQNKRGGRVKLQSIVMPLSEFDHPEKGDALHAMELTLALEKLTNEKLLQLLSVAEKCNDAQLADFIESEFLEEQVTLLVEAIKRISEYVAQLRRVGKGHGVWHFDQMLLREGDAAAA; this is translated from the exons ATGCTTCTCGAAGCTTCCGCCGCCCTCGCCCCCTTCGCCTCCTTTAAGGCCACGGCAGCGCCTCCCGGGGGAAATCTCCTCCTCCGCCGGCCTGTCTTCCCTGCCCCCCTTTTCGGATCGCTGATCGGGACGAGGAGGCGCTCGTCGTCCCTAGCAGCCACCGAATCAGGCCAGGCCTTGACTGGACTCTTGTTTCAGCCCTTCGAGGAAATCAAGGAGGAGCTCTCTCTGCTGCCGACCCATCTGGATCTGTCTTTAGCTCGTCAGAAATACGCCGATGAGTGCGAATCTGCGCTCAATCAACAGATCAA TGTTGAATACAACAATTCGTACGTTTATCATGCGCTGTTCGCTTACTTCGACCGCGACAACGTTGCGCTGAAAGGCCTCGCAAA GTTCTTTAAGGAATCAAGTGAAGAGGAACGGGAACATGCCGAGAAACTGATGGAATACCAA AACAAGCGCGGCGGGAGAGTGAAACTCCAATCTATTGTCATGCCATTATCTGAGTTCGATCACCCCGAAAAGGGAGACGCGTTGCATG CCATGGAATTGACTctggcgcttgagaagttgacaaATGAGAAGCTGCTCCAGCTGCTCAGT GTGGCTGAAAAATGCAATGATGCTCAATTGGCTGACTTTATTGAAAGTGAATTTCTTGAAGAGCAGGTGACTTTGCTG GTGGAAGCCATAAAGAGGATATCTGAGTACGTTGCTCAGCTGAGAAGGGTAGGGAAAGGACACG GGGTTTGGCATTTTGACCAGATGCTCCTCCGTGAGGGAGATGCTGCGGCTGCATAA
- the LOC121985381 gene encoding ferritin-4, chloroplastic-like isoform X2 yields MLLEASAALAPFASFKATAAPPGGNLLLRRPVFPAPLFGSLIGTRRRSSSLAATESGQALTGLLFQPFEEIKEELSLLPTHLDLSLARQKYADECESALNQQINVEYNNSYVYHALFAYFDRDNVALKGLAKFFKESSEEEREHAEKLMEYQNKRGGRVKLQSIVMPLSEFDHPEKGDALHAMELTLALEKLTNEKLLQLLSVAEKCNDAQLADFIESEFLEEQVEAIKRISEYVAQLRRVGKGHGVWHFDQMLLREGDAAAA; encoded by the exons ATGCTTCTCGAAGCTTCCGCCGCCCTCGCCCCCTTCGCCTCCTTTAAGGCCACGGCAGCGCCTCCCGGGGGAAATCTCCTCCTCCGCCGGCCTGTCTTCCCTGCCCCCCTTTTCGGATCGCTGATCGGGACGAGGAGGCGCTCGTCGTCCCTAGCAGCCACCGAATCAGGCCAGGCCTTGACTGGACTCTTGTTTCAGCCCTTCGAGGAAATCAAGGAGGAGCTCTCTCTGCTGCCGACCCATCTGGATCTGTCTTTAGCTCGTCAGAAATACGCCGATGAGTGCGAATCTGCGCTCAATCAACAGATCAA TGTTGAATACAACAATTCGTACGTTTATCATGCGCTGTTCGCTTACTTCGACCGCGACAACGTTGCGCTGAAAGGCCTCGCAAA GTTCTTTAAGGAATCAAGTGAAGAGGAACGGGAACATGCCGAGAAACTGATGGAATACCAA AACAAGCGCGGCGGGAGAGTGAAACTCCAATCTATTGTCATGCCATTATCTGAGTTCGATCACCCCGAAAAGGGAGACGCGTTGCATG CCATGGAATTGACTctggcgcttgagaagttgacaaATGAGAAGCTGCTCCAGCTGCTCAGT GTGGCTGAAAAATGCAATGATGCTCAATTGGCTGACTTTATTGAAAGTGAATTTCTTGAAGAGCAG GTGGAAGCCATAAAGAGGATATCTGAGTACGTTGCTCAGCTGAGAAGGGTAGGGAAAGGACACG GGGTTTGGCATTTTGACCAGATGCTCCTCCGTGAGGGAGATGCTGCGGCTGCATAA